The Chelatococcus sp. HY11 genome includes a window with the following:
- a CDS encoding ABC transporter substrate-binding protein — translation MKDCVTRLGLGAIAAVTLLAGQAFTEAAVAADKVKVGVIVSLSGPSAVLGQQARDGFELAVKELGGKLGGLPAEVIVVDDELKPDVAVTRVKGMLERDQVDFVVGPIFSNVLMAISKPVTDAKTFLISPNAGPSVLAGKSCNPYFFVTSYQNDQVHQISGKVAQDRGYKKVYLLAPNYQAGKDAIAGFKRDFKGEVVAESYVPLNTLDFQSELANIAALQPDAIYTFMPGGMGVNLVRQYQQAGLTIPVLSAFTVDESTLPAQKDAAVGMFAGSNWAPNLDTPENKAFVAAYEKAYNSVPGSYAFQAYDAAKLIDSAVKATKGDLSNKEALRAALLKADFKSLRGNFKFSANGYPIQDFYLTKVAKRPDGKFQTEVVEKVFTNYADPYAKECSLTN, via the coding sequence ATGAAAGATTGCGTAACTCGCCTTGGTCTCGGCGCAATCGCAGCAGTGACGTTGCTTGCCGGGCAGGCCTTCACTGAGGCTGCCGTGGCGGCGGACAAGGTCAAGGTCGGCGTTATCGTTTCACTCTCCGGCCCCTCCGCGGTTCTCGGGCAGCAGGCCCGTGACGGGTTCGAACTCGCCGTCAAGGAGCTTGGCGGCAAGCTTGGCGGATTGCCGGCCGAGGTGATCGTCGTCGATGACGAACTGAAGCCTGACGTCGCCGTCACCCGCGTCAAGGGCATGCTTGAGCGCGATCAGGTCGATTTCGTCGTCGGACCGATCTTCTCCAACGTTCTGATGGCGATTTCGAAGCCGGTGACGGACGCGAAGACCTTCCTGATCAGCCCGAATGCCGGCCCTTCGGTGCTCGCCGGCAAGAGCTGCAACCCGTATTTCTTCGTCACATCCTACCAGAACGATCAGGTCCACCAGATTTCGGGCAAGGTGGCGCAGGATCGCGGCTACAAGAAAGTCTATCTGCTGGCGCCGAACTACCAGGCGGGCAAGGACGCGATCGCCGGCTTCAAGCGCGACTTCAAGGGTGAGGTCGTGGCGGAGTCCTATGTCCCGCTCAACACGCTCGACTTCCAGTCGGAGCTCGCCAATATCGCCGCGTTGCAGCCGGACGCCATTTATACCTTCATGCCGGGCGGCATGGGCGTGAACCTGGTGCGGCAGTATCAGCAGGCTGGCCTCACGATCCCGGTTCTCTCCGCCTTCACGGTGGACGAATCGACGCTTCCCGCCCAGAAGGATGCGGCTGTCGGCATGTTCGCGGGCTCGAACTGGGCGCCGAACCTCGACACCCCCGAGAACAAGGCCTTCGTGGCGGCCTACGAGAAGGCCTATAACTCGGTTCCGGGAAGCTATGCCTTCCAGGCCTATGACGCGGCCAAGCTCATCGACAGCGCGGTCAAGGCCACGAAGGGTGACCTCTCCAACAAGGAGGCGCTGCGCGCCGCGCTCCTGAAGGCTGACTTCAAGTCGCTGCGTGGCAACTTCAAGTTCAGCGCCAACGGCTATCCGATCCAGGACTTCTACCTGACGAAGGTTGCCAAGCGGCCGGACGGCAAGTTCCAGACCGAGGTCGTGGAGAAGGTCTTCACGAACTATGCGGATCCCTATGCGAAGGAATGCTCGCTGACCAATTAA